The Opitutus sp. ER46 genome segment CAGGAGCGCGTCGACCACGGGATCGTGCGCAATCACGTCGAGTTGCCGCGCCAGCTCCGCCGCCGACGCGCGCCCGGGCTCAGCGTAATAGGTTGCCGGGGCGGCGCTCAGGGCGGCGCTGCGGCCCGGCGCCGCCCCGTCGCGGCCAGGGTTGGCGAATGCGGATCCTCCATTCGACTCGGAATGCACGCCGCGAGCATGCGTTCCGAAAAGGGCGACCGCAAGGCCCCGACGGTGCCGTGCGGCTGCATCGACTACCCATTACTTTCGTCCGCGTCGCCGCCGCAGCGGGCCGGTCACAACCGCGAGACCACCGCGTTCTGCAGAACCCTGGACAGTCCGCCGGCCGCCCGCCCCAACCTGGGCTCGACCCAGTCGATGGCCGCGCCCAGCACCGGCGCCCACTCGTCCTGCCCCGCCTGATACCGTGGGCAACAATCGAAGGCCGCCGCCAGCTCGCCGCAAAGCACACACCCCGGAGGAACGTCGAAACGTGAATTCATGATATCCCTGCTGACGCCGCGCGCCGCCGACGGACGCAGGAATTTTTTCCCGGCGCGGTTGCCGCGACGCTGGCGCCGGCGCGCGACGCGGTTAGGCTGGGCCCGTGCTCGAGTCCACCACGCCCCTCACGCCGTCCGACGAGCCCGCGCCGGAGACGCTGGTCGAGGTGGGAGTGTATACGACCGCACGGGACGCCACCGAACACGGCCTCGTCGTCCTCGCCACCGGTAATCCCTACTGGCTCGAGTCCGCCGAGGGCCGGCACCGGCTGCTGGTGGAGCCGACCGCGGCCACCTGGGTGCGCCGGCAATTGCAGTGTTTCGACCGGGAGAGTGCCGGTTGGCCGCCGCGACCCGTCGCGTTGACGGGCGCCATGACGCGCGCGGAGCTGGGCCAACCGCTCCTGTGGGCGCTGCTGGTACTGCTTGCCTTCTGGGCGCAGGCGCGCGTCCCGGCCGTGGCGTGGGGCGCGCTCGATGCGCAAGCCGTCTTCGTTCGGCACGAATGGTGGCGGCCGGTGACGGCCCTCTTCCTCCACGCCGACGCCGGGCACATCCTGGCCAATGGCATCAGCGGCGTCTTCGTGCTGGCGGCCGTGCTCGCAACGCTCGGGCGGGCGCGCGGGTGGCTGGCCGTCGCGGGCGCCTCGATCCTGGGCAACGTCGCCGCGGTGAGCGTGCATTTCGGCGGCACCTACCGCTCGGTAGGCGCTTCAACGCTCGTGTTCGCGGCGCTCGGGCTGCTCACCGGCCACGCCGTGCGGCAGATGGCCACCGCCACCGGCGGGGGGCGCGGCCGCGCAATGGCGGCGCCGCTCGCCGCTGGCGTGACGGTCCTCGCGCTGTACGGCGCCGGCGGGGTGCACGTCGATGTGCTCGCGCACCTGACCGGCTTCGCCGCGGGTGTGGGGATCGGACTGCTGCTGCGCCCATCGACCTGACCGGAGCCGGCAACCGCCGCGCGTTGAGTCGTCGAACCGGCGCCCGCGTCAGCGCGAGATATCGAGGTCCTTCGTCTCGCGCAGGAAGAAGAGTCCGACCAGCAGGCTGAGACCGGCGATTGCCATCGGGTAGAACAGGCCCGCGTAGATGTTGCCCGTGTACACGCAGATCGACGTTGCGATCAGCGGCAGGAAGCCGCCGAACCAGCCGTTGCCGATGTGGTACGGCAGCGACATGGAGGTGTAGCGAATGCGCGTCGGGAAGAGTTCCACGAGATAGGCCGCGATCGGGCCGTACACCATCGCCACGTACGCGAGCAGGAGCGAAAGCAGGAGGATCGTCCTGGGCCGGTCCACCCGCGCGGGATCGGCCCCCATCGCGCCTCCCGGCAGCTTCACCGTCGCGTGGGCGTAGGCGCTGCGCGCGAAGAGCGCGTCGTAGGCCTTGGCGTCGAAGCCCGGCACCACGGTGCCGTCGATCTCGATCGCCAGGGGCGTGGCCGCGTCGCGCGCCGGCGCGAGGTTGAACGGGATGCCCTTCGCGTTGAGGTACGCCCGCGCCTGATCGACGGTCGTGGCCGGCGGCTGCGGCTTGACGATCTTGACCGCCGCGTCGCCCACGGCCGCGAGCGTCAGCCCGAGCGTGCCCTGGAATTCGTTGGTGTGCAGCGTCACCGGGGAGCGCGCCATCGCCTCCGCCAGCGCGGGGTTCACCGCCTGCGTGAGTCCGCGGAAGATCGAGGGGTACGTGAGGATCGCAAGGGCGAAGCCCGACAGCATGATGTATTTCCGGCCGATCCGGTCCGACAGCCATCCGAAGAACACCAGCAGCACCGCTCCGATCACGAGCGCGACCGACAGCAGCGCGTAGGAGTCCACGAAATACAGCTTCAGCGTGCTCATCAGGAAAAACAGCGCGTAGAACTGGCCGGCATACCAGACCACGCCCTGCCCGGCGGTTGCGCCGAACAGCGCGCCGAGCACGAGCTTGGCGTTCGGCCACCGGGCGAAGCTCTCGGTCAGCGGCGCCTTCGAATGATTTCCCTGCGCCTTCATTTCCAGGTACACCGGCGACTCCTGCAGCTTGAGCCGGATGTAGACCGACACCGCCAGGAGCACGAAGGAGAACAGGAAGGGAATGCGCCAGCCCCAGGCGTTGAACGTGGTGCCGTCCATCAGGAGCCGCGTGGTGCCGATCACCCCCAGCGAGAGGAACAGGCCCAG includes the following:
- a CDS encoding rhomboid family intramembrane serine protease: MLESTTPLTPSDEPAPETLVEVGVYTTARDATEHGLVVLATGNPYWLESAEGRHRLLVEPTAATWVRRQLQCFDRESAGWPPRPVALTGAMTRAELGQPLLWALLVLLAFWAQARVPAVAWGALDAQAVFVRHEWWRPVTALFLHADAGHILANGISGVFVLAAVLATLGRARGWLAVAGASILGNVAAVSVHFGGTYRSVGASTLVFAALGLLTGHAVRQMATATGGGRGRAMAAPLAAGVTVLALYGAGGVHVDVLAHLTGFAAGVGIGLLLRPST
- a CDS encoding MFS transporter, whose product is MNPATLRPRTPASVQEEGIDQKHRLVIFASSLGTVFEWYDFYIFGTLAAFFGKLFFPPGNETAAYLSSLALFGVGFSVRPFGALVFGRIGDLVGRKYTFLVTIMVMGISTAVIGFLPSFETIGWAAPITLVLLRLAQGLALGGEYGGAATYVAEHAPHGRRGVYTSWIQTTATLGLFLSLGVIGTTRLLMDGTTFNAWGWRIPFLFSFVLLAVSVYIRLKLQESPVYLEMKAQGNHSKAPLTESFARWPNAKLVLGALFGATAGQGVVWYAGQFYALFFLMSTLKLYFVDSYALLSVALVIGAVLLVFFGWLSDRIGRKYIMLSGFALAILTYPSIFRGLTQAVNPALAEAMARSPVTLHTNEFQGTLGLTLAAVGDAAVKIVKPQPPATTVDQARAYLNAKGIPFNLAPARDAATPLAIEIDGTVVPGFDAKAYDALFARSAYAHATVKLPGGAMGADPARVDRPRTILLLSLLLAYVAMVYGPIAAYLVELFPTRIRYTSMSLPYHIGNGWFGGFLPLIATSICVYTGNIYAGLFYPMAIAGLSLLVGLFFLRETKDLDISR